From the genome of Geminocystis herdmanii PCC 6308, one region includes:
- a CDS encoding peroxiredoxin, with protein sequence MTLQLGDVVPNFTQNSSIGEINFYDWAGDSWVVLFSHPADYTPVCTTELGTVASLQPEFQQRNVKTIALSVDGVESHKGWINDINETQKTTVNYPILADDDRKVADLYGMIHPNSLNNLTIRSVFVIDPNKKLRLTITYPASTGRNFDEILRVIDSLQLTDYHQVATPANWKDGGDCVVVPSISTPEAMEKFPKGVTEVKPYLRFTPQPNK encoded by the coding sequence ATGACATTACAATTAGGGGATGTAGTTCCTAACTTTACTCAAAACTCCAGTATCGGAGAAATTAACTTTTATGATTGGGCAGGAGATAGCTGGGTAGTTCTTTTTTCCCACCCGGCTGACTATACCCCCGTTTGTACTACCGAATTAGGTACTGTTGCTAGTTTACAGCCAGAATTTCAACAACGCAATGTCAAAACTATCGCCCTTAGTGTTGATGGAGTAGAATCCCATAAAGGTTGGATTAACGACATTAACGAAACTCAAAAAACCACCGTTAACTATCCTATTCTTGCGGATGACGATCGAAAAGTTGCTGATTTATACGGGATGATTCATCCGAATTCTTTAAATAATCTTACCATTAGAAGTGTATTTGTTATTGACCCTAATAAAAAATTACGTTTAACCATCACCTACCCTGCTAGTACAGGACGCAACTTTGATGAAATTTTAAGAGTTATTGATTCATTACAATTAACTGACTATCATCAAGTGGCAACCCCAGCTAACTGGAAAGACGGAGGAGATTGTGTGGTTGTGCCTTCGATTTCTACCCCCGAAGCCATGGAGAAGTTTCCAAAAGGAGTAACAGAGGTTAAGCCTTATTTACGCTTTACTCCTCAACCCAATAAGTAG
- the pds gene encoding 15-cis-phytoene desaturase, which yields MRIAIAGAGLAGLSCAKYLADAGHTPIVLERRDVLGGKVAAWKDEDGDWYETGLHIFFGAYPNMLQLFHELGIEDRLQWKEHTMIFNQPDKPGTYSRFDFPDLPAPINGLIAILRNNDMLTWGEKIKFGLGLLPAIVQGQKYVEDMDQYSWSEWIAKQNIPPRVEKEVFIAMSKALNFINPDEISATILLTALNRFLQEKNGSKMAFLDGSPTERLCEPIVDYITQRGGEVRLNAPLKEILLNEDGSVKGFLLRGLNGAEDEVFTADAYVSAMPVDPLKVMLPPSWKEMPFFQKLEGLEGVPVINLHLWFDRKLTDIDHLLFSRSPLLSVYADMSNTCKEYSNPDRSMLELVLAPAHDWITKSDEEIIEATIEELRKLFPQHFTGDNQAQLLKSHVVKTPRSVYKATPGRQAYRPSQKTPIANFYLAGDFTMQEYLGSMEGAVLSGKRSAQVITQDYPVSTAKEPALV from the coding sequence ATGCGAATTGCCATAGCAGGTGCAGGATTAGCAGGGCTTTCTTGTGCAAAATATTTAGCAGATGCTGGACATACCCCTATTGTCCTTGAAAGACGTGATGTTTTAGGGGGAAAAGTTGCCGCATGGAAAGACGAAGATGGAGACTGGTACGAAACAGGGCTTCATATCTTTTTTGGTGCATACCCCAATATGTTGCAGTTATTCCATGAATTAGGTATTGAAGATCGTTTGCAGTGGAAAGAACACACTATGATTTTTAATCAACCCGACAAACCCGGTACTTATTCACGGTTTGATTTTCCTGATCTTCCTGCTCCTATTAATGGGTTGATTGCCATTTTGCGTAATAATGATATGTTAACTTGGGGAGAAAAAATTAAGTTTGGTTTAGGGTTGTTACCTGCCATTGTCCAAGGACAAAAGTATGTGGAGGACATGGATCAATATTCTTGGTCTGAATGGATAGCAAAACAAAACATTCCCCCTAGAGTCGAGAAGGAAGTTTTTATCGCTATGTCGAAGGCATTGAACTTCATTAACCCTGATGAGATTTCCGCTACTATTCTCTTAACGGCTTTAAATCGCTTCCTACAGGAAAAAAATGGTTCAAAAATGGCGTTTTTAGATGGTTCACCCACGGAAAGATTATGTGAACCCATTGTGGATTATATCACCCAAAGAGGGGGAGAAGTGCGTTTAAATGCTCCTTTAAAGGAAATTTTGTTAAATGAGGATGGAAGCGTTAAAGGCTTTTTATTGCGTGGTTTAAATGGTGCGGAGGATGAAGTTTTTACGGCGGATGCTTATGTTAGTGCCATGCCTGTTGATCCTTTGAAAGTGATGTTACCTCCTTCATGGAAGGAAATGCCTTTTTTCCAAAAGTTAGAAGGTTTAGAGGGTGTACCCGTGATTAATCTTCATTTATGGTTCGATCGAAAACTTACCGATATTGATCATTTATTGTTCTCTCGATCGCCCTTATTAAGTGTTTATGCTGACATGAGTAACACTTGCAAAGAATACAGTAATCCAGATCGATCGATGTTAGAGTTAGTCTTAGCCCCCGCGCATGATTGGATTACAAAGTCTGACGAGGAAATCATCGAAGCCACCATAGAGGAGTTAAGAAAATTATTCCCTCAACACTTTACAGGAGATAATCAAGCACAACTTTTAAAATCTCATGTAGTTAAAACCCCTCGATCGGTTTACAAAGCCACCCCCGGCAGACAAGCCTATCGCCCTTCTCAAAAAACTCCCATTGCTAATTTTTATTTAGCGGGAGATTTCACCATGCAAGAATATTTAGGCAGTATGGAAGGAGCGGTTTTATCGGGCAAACGTTCTGCTCAAGTAATTACTCAAGATTATCCTGTTAGTACAGCAAAAGAACCAGCTCTTGTGTAG
- the crtB gene encoding 15-cis-phytoene synthase CrtB, with the protein MLQLHKKLQPKQPLATPEESYEYCRQVTAKYSKTFYLGTLLMPKEKRSAIWAIYVWCRRTDELVDGPQAKFTTPETLDLWEQQLESVFAGQPIDDPDVALVDTLKRFPMDIQPFRDMIAGQRMDLYRNRYETFEELKLYCYRVAGTVGLMSSAVLGVDETYLNAPWYQKSVYIPEEEAIALGIANQLTNILRDVGEDRGRNRIYLPLEDLARFNYNEEDLFNGVIDDRWYSLMQFQIDRAKQYYEDAERGIKALNPDGRWPVWSALMLYQGILDVIAKNNYDVFNYRAFVPTPNKMLYLPVAWLRAQVL; encoded by the coding sequence ATGCTGCAACTGCATAAAAAATTACAACCTAAACAACCTTTAGCCACCCCAGAAGAATCTTATGAATACTGTCGTCAGGTGACGGCAAAGTATTCTAAAACTTTCTATTTGGGTACATTGTTGATGCCTAAAGAGAAACGAAGTGCTATTTGGGCGATATATGTATGGTGTCGTCGTACCGATGAATTAGTAGATGGTCCTCAAGCCAAGTTTACTACCCCTGAAACCCTTGATTTATGGGAACAACAATTAGAGTCAGTATTCGCTGGGCAACCGATCGATGATCCTGATGTGGCATTGGTGGATACTCTTAAGCGTTTTCCCATGGATATTCAACCTTTTAGGGATATGATTGCGGGGCAACGGATGGATTTATACCGTAATCGTTATGAGACTTTTGAAGAATTAAAACTTTATTGCTATCGAGTAGCCGGGACGGTAGGATTGATGTCCTCTGCTGTATTGGGAGTTGATGAAACTTATTTGAATGCTCCTTGGTATCAAAAATCGGTTTATATTCCTGAAGAAGAAGCTATCGCTCTTGGCATTGCTAATCAATTAACGAATATCCTCAGAGATGTGGGTGAAGACAGAGGTAGAAATCGCATTTATCTCCCCCTTGAAGATTTAGCAAGGTTTAACTATAACGAAGAAGATTTATTTAATGGAGTCATTGACGATCGATGGTATAGTTTAATGCAATTTCAGATCGATCGAGCTAAACAATATTACGAAGACGCTGAAAGGGGAATAAAAGCCTTAAATCCTGATGGACGTTGGCCCGTGTGGTCTGCTTTAATGTTGTATCAGGGGATTTTAGATGTCATTGCTAAAAATAACTATGATGTGTTTAATTATCGTGCATTTGTACCAACCCCTAATAAAATGCTTTATTTACCCGTTGCGTGGTTAAGGGCTCAAGTTTTATAA